Genomic DNA from Lepeophtheirus salmonis chromosome 9, UVic_Lsal_1.4, whole genome shotgun sequence:
tacattcaaaatttactATTTCGAGACAATGCATCAGCATGTTCGTCTCCCTTGATACCATTATTAGCCCGAACATGGATACATTTAGCtgtcattcctttttttttatttatgttctctaattgacaaaaatcattcatattaatCACATGTCCTCCACAGGATTTCTTCCAAccatttttcttccatttaGGCATCCAGTCTTCCACTGAATTTATCGCAAGTTTAGAATCTGTATAGATAACGATCTTCCTTAGTACCATCTTTAACTCTTTTGATAGCTTGAGATATAGCTTGAATCCCTTGTTTGATTATTTCTCGAGAAAGGCTCTGAAATGTTCTTTCCACTATTAATGCCAAAAAATACACCAATCCCTCCCCTCGACCCTTTTCTTCTATTATTAGTACAAACTCCATACGTGAGAACGTTAACTCATCCATCATCAGTCATATAGTATTCCTTatctattcaattaaaataaaatatattaatattttgtattattcgacttttcataaataaattcaacctTTAGCGTAAGTCCAATCAGTGCTATCAACAGAAAATCCACTTTCATTCTTGATATGGGTCATCCTCAAATTATTTGACTTTCCTTCAGTCCATAAATCTTTAGAGGCCTAATCCTTCACAATTTTTTCTGCTTCCTCTCGactgaaggttttttttaatatcgtgCTCTATCAAATCTGACCACTAAAAAAACGGCATTGTGACCAAGAATCGAATATACCCACGTGCAAATGCGTAATAAGCGCTCGACTTTGAAGACCCACTGTCATAGTTAATAGATGGTGTTTGGTTACTGCtaaatatattggaattttCTCCAGTCAACGGTTCTTTACTGGCTCTTCCTTCACAAATTTTTGAGCTTCTActtgattgtaaaaaaatttatatcgtGCTCCATCAAATCCGTCCACTAAAGCGTGGCATTCTGACAAAGAAGCATATTTACCTACCTCGTGCCATGGGCAACTGCGTAATAAGGGACCGTCTTTGTTTCATcaaaagaaaactcatttttatttatgtctagTATGGCTcctactaaaaatatttgattttgttccAGTTCCCGGTtccttaaacaaatttttaagcTTCTGATAGActgtaaaactttttatatcgTATTCCACTAAATCCGTCCACTGAAGAATGGCATTTGGACCAAGAATTGTATATACCCACTTTACGCCCACGTGCAACTGCATAATGTCCACCCGATTTAGTTTTACCCATAGCGCTACGTATCACAGATAATAcctataataatcaaatatgcttaggaaatgaaattaaaatcaattaacgaTTATTTACATAAAGCAATACCCCTTCTAAAATTAAGGATAAAGcaacaatatattttgctttaaaggTTTTAATTTAGCCTTATTAAtacccaaaaattaacatatcagtatttaattaaaatttatatatgccAATTGTATTTGTGATTTTGGAACTCAATAATATGCATTTCTCATTTTGGGTGACGATAACGTTCGAGCCTCACTCAACTTAATATAACCTAATCTTTGGGACACTGAAGCTTCCGTGGattaatatatgaattcaaCAGATCAAGTTCACTTCTGGGAATCCGATTTTAATACAGGCCCAATCAAGtgaatttctatcaacaatCAGCTCAATAGAACTGGGGTGACAAATGGTTGGTAAGTTGAACTCAagtactatatatattaaattataattatatttatgtatcttttttaattaattaattcatgctGCAAGAATACCTTGTCCCGAATATCGACTAAATGTCTTAATAGATGAAGCACCTTTGTCAATCTTCAACTCTACCCTTGAGTTAATATCCAACTCAATCCCTTGTAGGggtattaataaacaatttatttttcaagagaCAAATTCATCTGGGGATATAACTTTAAACTGGAGTCCGACTCATTCGAGTATGATAAAACACTTTcaagagtaatttttataagtatatctGTTGCATTGGGCAATCCAAATTTGCATAAATGACTAGATTCAATCCGAGGAAATGTATAAGTTGCTCCCTATGGcatttattcaaatactttCTATCACCAATGAAAATCCCAATGGTCTTATTAGAAAAACGAATGATACGGGCAATTGTTACATTCGGATGACTAGAAGTAGAATGATGTGTATGTGAATTATATAGtttgataattaatgaatttaaaattaaaagttgttgaAATATgagtaagaaattatttaataaagatgggttggttttattgaaataaaatacctAGAGAACCAAGATAATAGTTCCTTATTGAGAATGATGATATAAACAAATGAATGCGCTATCAATTCAATAGATTCCACGTTTTTCCACATCTTATCCAAGGGGAAATGGAGTATTTTAAAGTAGATTCGTTTGGGAGGAATTATCCAATAATTAAAGCTgcattattatatcatatatttgagagttcattttaatattatttctacctCAAACTTTGATTTACAAGAATTACTAAATCCTTTTAAATCATATCCTTGGACTTTTTGCAAACTTCACGATGAATATTCGGTCCTTCATCGCTTTGCCTCTT
This window encodes:
- the LOC121124316 gene encoding LOW QUALITY PROTEIN: ribonuclease H1-like (The sequence of the model RefSeq protein was modified relative to this genomic sequence to represent the inferred CDS: inserted 1 base in 1 codon), which encodes MSVPSLPMKINPSSDKELPPPFSYIGGYISMNKVLSVIRSAMGKTKSGGHYAVARGRKVGIYNSWSKCHSSVDGFSGIRYKKFYSLSEAFNVLTYGVCTNNRRKGSRGGIGVFFGINSGKNISEPFSRNNQTRDSSYISXLSKELKMVLRKIVIYTDSKLAINSVEDWMPKWKKNGWKKSCGGHVINMNDFCQLENINKKKGMTAKCIHVRANNGIKGDEHADALSRNSKF